In one window of Shewanella goraebulensis DNA:
- a CDS encoding isocitrate lyase yields MTNYRSNIDEAATLINSEGSAWNAINPESVARMRLQNRFKTGLDIAKYTAKIMREDMDNYDKDSSQYTQSLGCWHGFIGQQKMISIKKHLLTTKRRYLYLSGWMVAALRSEFGPLPDQSMHEKTSVASLIKELYTFLRQADARELGGLFRELDTAAEADKAAIQDKIDNFETHVVPIIADIDAGFGNEEATYLMAKQMIEAGACCIQLENQVSDVKQCGHQDGKVTVPHVEFLAKINAVRYAFLELGIDDGVIVARTDSLGAGLTQKIAVTNEAGDLGEQYNSFLEVEAVDTANLNNGDVVFQQDGQLVKPARLPNGLFKFRAGTGEERCVLDCITSLQNGADLLWIETEKPHVSQIGGMVNEIRKVIPNAKLVYNNSPSFNWTLNFRQQVFDAMQEAGQDVSAYDRNQLMSVDYDNTDLAVQADEKIRTFQADAAREAGIFHHLITLPTYHTAALSTDNLAKEYFGDQGMLGYVANVQRKEIRQGIACVKHQNMAGSDMGDAHKEYFSGDQALKASGKDNTMNQF; encoded by the coding sequence ATGACTAACTACAGAAGTAATATCGATGAAGCTGCTACCTTGATTAATTCGGAAGGTAGTGCATGGAATGCCATCAACCCAGAGTCAGTCGCTCGTATGCGTCTACAAAATCGCTTTAAGACCGGGTTAGACATCGCAAAGTACACTGCTAAGATTATGCGTGAAGACATGGATAACTACGACAAAGACTCGTCGCAGTATACTCAGTCTCTAGGTTGCTGGCATGGTTTTATTGGCCAACAGAAAATGATCTCTATTAAGAAGCACCTGTTAACGACCAAACGTCGTTACCTTTACCTTTCAGGTTGGATGGTTGCAGCACTTCGTAGTGAATTCGGTCCGTTGCCTGACCAATCAATGCATGAAAAGACCTCTGTCGCTTCACTGATTAAAGAACTATACACTTTCCTTCGTCAAGCAGATGCCCGTGAACTCGGTGGTTTGTTCCGTGAGTTAGATACTGCTGCAGAAGCTGATAAAGCGGCGATTCAAGATAAGATTGATAACTTCGAAACCCACGTTGTACCGATTATTGCCGATATCGATGCAGGTTTTGGTAACGAAGAAGCCACTTACTTGATGGCGAAACAAATGATTGAAGCAGGTGCTTGTTGTATTCAATTAGAAAACCAAGTTTCTGACGTTAAACAATGTGGACACCAAGACGGTAAAGTCACCGTGCCACATGTTGAATTTTTAGCAAAAATCAATGCTGTTCGTTATGCATTCTTAGAGCTTGGTATTGATGACGGCGTTATTGTTGCTCGTACCGATTCATTAGGTGCTGGTCTTACCCAAAAGATTGCTGTGACTAATGAAGCAGGCGATTTAGGTGAACAATACAACTCATTCTTAGAAGTTGAAGCTGTTGATACCGCTAATCTAAATAACGGTGATGTAGTATTCCAGCAAGACGGGCAGCTTGTTAAACCAGCTCGTCTTCCAAATGGTTTATTTAAGTTCCGTGCAGGTACTGGTGAAGAACGTTGTGTGCTTGATTGTATTACTTCATTGCAAAATGGCGCTGACTTATTGTGGATTGAAACAGAAAAGCCACATGTATCTCAAATTGGCGGTATGGTGAACGAAATCCGTAAAGTTATCCCAAATGCCAAGCTTGTTTACAACAACTCGCCATCGTTTAACTGGACGCTTAACTTCCGTCAGCAAGTATTTGATGCAATGCAAGAAGCTGGGCAAGACGTATCAGCTTACGACCGTAACCAGTTAATGAGCGTTGATTACGATAATACTGACCTTGCTGTACAAGCTGATGAAAAAATCCGTACTTTCCAAGCTGATGCAGCGCGTGAAGCGGGTATTTTCCATCATCTTATTACATTGCCGACTTACCATACTGCAGCCCTATCAACTGATAACTTGGCTAAAGAGTACTTCGGTGACCAAGGCATGTTGGGTTATGTTGCTAATGTTCAACGTAAGGAAATCCGTCAAGGTATCGCCTGTGTTAAACATCAAAACATGGCTGGTTCTGATATGGGTGATGCACATAAAGAGTACTTCTCTGGTGACCAAGCCCTTAAGGCATCAGGTAAAGACAACACGATGAACCAGTTTTAA
- a CDS encoding LysR family transcriptional regulator: MNVSRIDLNLLVYLDVLLRERNVTKAADQLGISQPAMSNGLKRLRTLFDDPLLIRTSQGMTPTERAQELQPTISELIIGLEKAVQPRAKFNAIESEQVFRVMASDYAEATLIPPLIAKLRTEAPNIILDIMTPSDVSFPDVEQGRVDMVINRFDSIPQSFHQKVLWNDDFSCLISKTNPVLDKFSLDSYLQAKHVWVSKTGMGVGVGMDPDDVQRLGWVDEALTRIGVKRQITIFTRHYQAACLLAEQQDLIATIPSKMARQHENNDRVSIVPPPFIIQPIALTMAWSPLLQHNPAHKWMRQLITKTADEINRGGV; encoded by the coding sequence ATGAATGTATCTCGTATCGACTTGAACCTCCTTGTGTATTTAGACGTTTTACTGCGTGAAAGGAATGTTACTAAAGCAGCTGATCAACTAGGGATCAGCCAACCTGCAATGAGTAATGGCCTAAAACGCTTAAGAACTTTGTTTGATGATCCGTTACTGATCAGAACCAGTCAGGGCATGACACCAACAGAACGCGCGCAAGAATTGCAACCCACGATAAGTGAATTGATTATTGGATTGGAAAAAGCCGTACAGCCACGCGCCAAGTTTAATGCAATAGAAAGTGAACAAGTCTTCCGTGTCATGGCAAGTGATTATGCTGAAGCGACGTTAATTCCACCGCTAATTGCAAAGCTTCGTACTGAAGCGCCAAACATCATTTTAGATATCATGACCCCAAGTGATGTCAGTTTCCCTGATGTAGAACAAGGAAGAGTCGATATGGTAATTAACCGTTTTGACAGTATTCCTCAGTCATTTCATCAAAAAGTGTTATGGAATGATGACTTTAGTTGTTTGATTAGTAAGACTAATCCTGTCTTGGATAAGTTTTCATTAGACAGTTATTTGCAAGCTAAGCACGTGTGGGTGAGTAAAACAGGTATGGGCGTTGGCGTGGGGATGGACCCTGATGATGTGCAGCGCTTAGGTTGGGTGGATGAGGCGTTAACTCGAATAGGAGTAAAACGTCAAATCACCATTTTTACGCGCCACTATCAAGCAGCTTGTTTGTTGGCTGAACAACAAGATTTGATCGCAACCATACCAAGTAAGATGGCCCGTCAACATGAAAATAATGACCGTGTCAGTATCGTTCCGCCACCATTTATCATTCAACCTATTGCACTCACAATGGCTTGGAGTCCTTTACTACAGCATAATCCTGCCCATAAATGGATGCGTCAATTGATCACTAAAACGGCTGATGAGATCAATCGGGGTGGAGTTTAA
- a CDS encoding TonB-dependent siderophore receptor, translated as MKKHLLCSLIVISNGALAQDIIEQTSENSDDIERIEVRRHWQPYRGNVPLIDTPQAVDRINADTIKNEGITRFMDALDYSPSIVRQNNSGGMFDSFAIRGFSGDENNPTGYLVNGFNSRGYNGNRNTANIETIEVMKGPGSALYGQGEPGGTVNIITKKPQFEEQGYIQGTLGNFDTKQVEFDHTKGLTDNVAYRINGFYEDSDTFRDHVDVESLNLSPSLLWNISNTTSLSYEMEILNQKKPLDRGVYVLDNDFDSVDTSAFYGDPRDGAHTVEALGHQLVLNHQLNDHWHLLTGLAYRDSSFKGQSSDAELSDGRQLIYTNPDLLSRQRRERDYQAQDLSARFEISGDVTLGGFKNNLLVGVDYYNYQLDTDYRVWRTAWGSGDTTYAIDPNNPDYTMEQPETSPTTLTSEEQEGLGLYAQDLIELTDRTKLLVGFRVDQFNQKIFNKLDNESQEQEHTEVSSRFGLVYELADNINVYTSYAEGFRPNPGLDSDRNAFDPETTKSFEVGLKWQNVADRFSGNLAIFDASKTNMLTAEPDTGLSATLGEVESQGVEFQLSTQLTADTSIDLAYAYTDARTAKDLIDNDWGVPIPKGSRLINVAEHVGHIALRHYTDIMGKEAYFGATVNYVGDRLGETTDPDYILPAYTLVNLSAAVNLTSKFSVMLDVNNLFDEQYFESSYHKLWTMPGEPLNFTASVKYQF; from the coding sequence GTGAAGAAGCACCTTTTATGTTCGTTAATTGTCATTTCTAATGGCGCATTAGCACAAGATATTATTGAGCAAACGTCTGAAAATAGTGATGATATTGAACGCATTGAGGTACGCAGGCATTGGCAGCCATACCGAGGCAATGTGCCGTTGATTGACACTCCACAAGCAGTTGATCGGATTAATGCTGATACCATCAAAAATGAAGGTATTACGCGTTTTATGGATGCCTTGGATTATTCTCCGAGTATCGTTAGACAGAATAACTCAGGCGGCATGTTTGATAGCTTTGCTATTCGTGGTTTTTCTGGGGATGAGAATAACCCAACAGGTTACTTAGTTAACGGCTTTAACTCTCGCGGTTATAACGGTAATCGCAATACGGCCAATATTGAAACGATTGAAGTAATGAAAGGACCTGGTTCGGCACTGTATGGACAAGGTGAGCCGGGTGGTACCGTCAATATCATTACTAAAAAGCCGCAGTTTGAAGAGCAAGGCTATATTCAAGGCACTTTAGGTAACTTCGATACCAAACAAGTCGAGTTTGACCACACTAAAGGGCTGACTGACAATGTTGCTTACCGCATCAACGGCTTCTATGAGGATTCTGATACCTTTAGAGATCATGTTGATGTTGAAAGTTTAAACTTAAGCCCTTCTTTGTTGTGGAACATTTCTAATACGACGAGTTTAAGTTATGAAATGGAAATTCTTAACCAGAAGAAACCATTAGATCGTGGTGTCTATGTATTAGATAACGACTTTGATTCAGTCGATACTTCTGCTTTCTATGGTGATCCCCGAGATGGGGCACACACGGTTGAGGCTCTTGGCCATCAATTAGTATTAAATCATCAGTTAAATGATCATTGGCACTTATTAACAGGCTTAGCTTATAGAGACTCGTCTTTTAAAGGCCAGTCTTCAGATGCTGAGCTATCTGATGGCCGTCAGCTGATTTATACAAACCCTGATTTGTTATCAAGACAACGAAGAGAGCGTGATTATCAAGCTCAAGACTTGTCTGCACGATTTGAAATCAGTGGTGACGTAACACTTGGTGGCTTTAAAAATAATCTATTGGTTGGGGTAGATTACTATAACTACCAATTAGACACTGATTACAGAGTATGGAGAACGGCATGGGGATCAGGTGACACAACTTATGCAATCGATCCCAATAACCCTGACTACACCATGGAACAACCTGAAACGTCGCCAACGACGTTAACCTCTGAGGAGCAAGAAGGGCTTGGTTTATATGCACAAGACTTGATTGAATTAACTGATAGAACCAAGCTTTTAGTTGGCTTCAGGGTTGATCAATTCAATCAAAAAATATTCAATAAACTTGATAATGAATCACAAGAGCAAGAACATACTGAGGTATCATCTCGTTTTGGTTTAGTTTATGAATTAGCTGATAATATCAATGTATATACGAGTTATGCGGAAGGGTTCCGTCCTAACCCAGGGCTTGATTCAGACAGAAATGCATTTGACCCTGAAACGACTAAATCTTTTGAAGTCGGTCTTAAATGGCAAAATGTTGCTGATAGGTTTTCTGGTAACTTAGCGATTTTTGATGCAAGTAAAACCAACATGTTAACCGCTGAGCCTGACACTGGACTATCAGCGACTTTAGGTGAAGTTGAAAGCCAAGGGGTTGAATTTCAGCTTAGTACTCAGCTAACCGCTGATACGAGTATTGACTTAGCTTATGCTTATACCGATGCAAGAACGGCAAAAGACTTGATTGATAATGACTGGGGCGTACCAATTCCTAAAGGCTCGCGCTTAATCAACGTCGCTGAGCATGTGGGGCATATCGCATTAAGACATTACACAGATATTATGGGTAAAGAAGCTTACTTCGGCGCCACTGTGAATTACGTTGGTGATCGTCTAGGTGAGACAACCGATCCTGATTATATTTTGCCAGCATATACGTTAGTGAACTTATCAGCAGCGGTAAATCTCACCAGTAAATTCAGCGTCATGCTTGATGTGAACAACTTATTTGATGAACAGTATTTTGAAAGCTCATATCATAAGCTGTGGACCATGCCGGGCGAGCCGCTTAATTTCACTGCGAGTGTTAAGTATCAGTTCTAA